A genomic segment from Pseudobdellovibrionaceae bacterium encodes:
- a CDS encoding helix-turn-helix transcriptional regulator, with protein sequence MSTKKDVQQLLEEYIGPITFGTFLVAARTSLDLTQVEMAKILGVSKSVVCDIEKGRQLVSPKLALKIARKAQLSEPVAVMLCLQDQLNRAKIKMTVSVEKAS encoded by the coding sequence ATGAGTACTAAAAAAGATGTTCAACAACTGCTCGAAGAATACATTGGCCCCATCACCTTTGGAACGTTCTTGGTAGCAGCGAGAACCTCCCTCGACCTCACCCAGGTGGAGATGGCCAAGATCCTTGGCGTTTCAAAAAGCGTCGTCTGTGACATCGAAAAAGGGCGTCAACTCGTGAGTCCAAAGCTTGCCTTAAAGATTGCTCGTAAAGCCCAACTCTCTGAACCTGTCGCCGTCATGCTCTGCCTGCAGGATCAACTCAACCGAGCCAAAATCAAAATGACCGTGTCCGTAGAAAAGGCATCCTAA
- a CDS encoding glycosyltransferase family 39 protein yields MRTLKISLISLAALAWATLITYFFLRYPWPWPDESLYADIARHFRNTGEMGIPMFKGYFTEIESHQHFYPPLYFMTLGALFFIFPYSLITLRFFSLFCLLSATVWSFARLSKKTLGPMAVSGGVLVLMTDPVFIRGLLVGRMDSLGVFLTLGSLLLLHSGECHPHRAKRRYFLFGSGLIGGLAFLTHPMAWAAPATLGLYTLVQLIRKKLKPIEVGLIALGGIGISLPYLVWLYGEWGFFAEQFSAQMARKHLVSPKGIREALKSFEGLFAQYEAVKAIGMLSYILGFVGLVIYTWKDQRGLKFLIVHLLFTYLATFSREMWYPVYWMVTSAIGVAILLHTANRRVAWTLASLVVVGHLYGVFVKARQLRPYNYQTYCEVLKQKIPPGAKVFLTSVPDAYFCLDESFREGIRQFIPGGIPVPKDSAVAIFDTHDVFIAGSFFVGEHLEEYIKGSKDHFEIDSGVAGGFPYTLYLRKTAPANSLRDQ; encoded by the coding sequence ATGAGAACGCTAAAGATTTCACTCATCAGTCTCGCTGCCTTAGCCTGGGCGACCTTAATCACTTATTTTTTTCTTCGCTACCCATGGCCTTGGCCTGATGAATCCCTCTATGCCGATATTGCCCGCCACTTTAGAAATACCGGGGAAATGGGTATCCCCATGTTTAAGGGCTATTTTACTGAAATTGAATCCCACCAGCATTTTTACCCGCCTCTGTATTTTATGACCTTGGGAGCGCTGTTTTTCATTTTTCCCTATAGTTTGATCACACTGCGTTTTTTTTCTCTGTTTTGCCTGCTGAGCGCAACTGTTTGGTCCTTTGCTCGACTCAGTAAAAAGACCCTTGGCCCAATGGCCGTCAGCGGTGGAGTTCTGGTCTTGATGACAGACCCCGTATTTATTCGCGGACTGTTAGTTGGCCGCATGGACAGCCTGGGAGTCTTTTTAACCCTTGGCTCCCTCTTGCTACTTCACTCTGGAGAGTGTCACCCTCACCGTGCAAAGAGGAGGTATTTCCTTTTTGGGTCGGGCCTCATCGGAGGTCTGGCGTTTTTAACTCACCCCATGGCCTGGGCTGCACCTGCAACCCTTGGACTATATACCTTGGTGCAACTGATCCGCAAAAAACTAAAGCCCATTGAGGTTGGCCTGATTGCCCTTGGAGGCATTGGGATTTCCTTACCCTATTTAGTTTGGCTTTATGGCGAGTGGGGATTTTTTGCTGAGCAATTCTCCGCCCAGATGGCGCGCAAACACCTGGTGTCACCTAAAGGCATACGTGAAGCCCTAAAGTCATTTGAGGGCTTATTTGCTCAATATGAAGCCGTAAAAGCCATAGGGATGCTCTCCTACATCCTGGGCTTCGTGGGATTGGTGATTTACACTTGGAAAGACCAAAGGGGACTTAAATTCCTCATTGTACACCTCCTATTTACCTACTTGGCCACGTTTAGCCGAGAAATGTGGTACCCCGTTTATTGGATGGTGACCTCGGCCATCGGGGTGGCGATTTTGCTTCACACGGCAAATCGACGAGTTGCCTGGACCCTCGCGTCCCTAGTTGTTGTTGGTCATCTCTATGGAGTATTTGTTAAGGCCAGGCAATTAAGACCCTATAACTACCAGACCTACTGTGAAGTCCTCAAACAAAAGATCCCACCAGGAGCCAAAGTCTTTTTGACATCAGTGCCCGATGCTTATTTTTGCCTCGATGAAAGCTTTAGAGAGGGAATAAGGCAGTTCATTCCTGGAGGCATTCCTGTACCTAAAGACAGTGCTGTTGCGATTTTTGATACACATGATGTCTTTATTGCCGGCTCCTTTTTTGTTGGTGAGCACCTTGAGGAATACATCAAAGGGTCCAAAGATCATTTTGAAATTGATAGTGGAGTAGCTGGAGGTTTTCCTTATACTCTCTATTTAAGAAAGACCGCCCCCGCCAATTCCCTGAGGGACCAATGA
- a CDS encoding polyprenol monophosphomannose synthase, translating into MIAVVIPSYNEGEVIASLILKISEVLSPPHLIIVVDDSPNDLTQKAIESTGKSNLVSIHRKTKGGRGSAVIEGIKIAVSRDCSQIVEMDADFSHPPEELNSILSEAKTRGLDLLIGSRYLPESKILNWPLSRRIFSRCANWLARSVLRIPIHDYTNGYRCYSRPAAEQIVATCGKLGKGFIALSEILVNLYYRGLTVGERPTVFVNRVRGESSVNLNEITGALMGLFRIYGLKRELQAKNVKVANINN; encoded by the coding sequence TTGATTGCAGTGGTTATCCCCAGCTACAATGAAGGCGAAGTCATTGCCTCGCTCATTCTCAAGATTTCAGAGGTGTTAAGCCCTCCTCACTTGATTATCGTTGTCGATGACAGTCCCAATGATCTGACTCAAAAAGCCATTGAATCCACGGGTAAAAGCAACCTTGTCTCTATTCATCGAAAGACCAAGGGCGGCAGAGGGTCGGCAGTCATTGAGGGGATCAAGATCGCCGTTAGCCGGGACTGCAGCCAGATTGTGGAAATGGACGCTGACTTTTCCCATCCGCCTGAAGAACTCAATAGTATTCTTTCCGAGGCTAAGACCAGAGGCTTGGATCTGCTCATTGGGAGCCGATATTTGCCAGAAAGCAAGATTTTGAATTGGCCCTTGTCCCGACGGATATTTTCACGGTGTGCCAACTGGCTGGCCCGGAGTGTTTTGAGAATTCCCATTCATGATTACACGAATGGATATCGGTGCTACTCTCGCCCCGCCGCAGAACAGATTGTAGCTACCTGTGGCAAGCTCGGTAAGGGCTTCATTGCTTTAAGCGAAATTTTGGTTAATTTGTACTACAGAGGTCTGACCGTGGGCGAGCGCCCAACGGTTTTTGTGAATCGGGTCCGTGGTGAGAGTTCCGTTAACCTCAATGAGATTACTGGGGCCTTAATGGGGCTCTTTAGAATCTACGGACTAAAACGTGAATTGCAGGCAAAGAATGTCAAAGTGGCAAACATCAATAATTGA
- a CDS encoding type II toxin-antitoxin system RelE/ParE family toxin → MKPIRIVPSDRFHRQLRRLPKHIAGAVGAWVVTVQRIGIRATRQIPGYHDEPLKGKRRGQRSVRLNRSYRLIYEQTEDDVFTIILVLEVHNHEY, encoded by the coding sequence ATGAAGCCGATTAGAATTGTCCCTTCTGATCGATTTCATAGGCAACTCAGGCGACTCCCTAAGCACATTGCAGGAGCTGTTGGAGCCTGGGTCGTTACGGTTCAGCGGATTGGTATTCGGGCCACAAGGCAGATTCCCGGCTACCACGACGAGCCGTTGAAAGGAAAACGACGGGGACAGCGCTCGGTCAGACTCAATCGTTCATACCGCCTGATTTACGAGCAAACCGAAGATGATGTGTTCACAATCATTCTGGTTTTGGAGGTCCACAATCATGAGTACTAA
- a CDS encoding XRE family transcriptional regulator, with protein sequence MSNTRFPSDTELKEMREKLSKGPASKPLPKDATPVDKIKFQICKEFVIYKNAHTITQKALAEKIGTDEALISKILHYQIEEFTIDRLIKFLSTLYPDAKVKIEVA encoded by the coding sequence ATGAGTAATACAAGATTTCCCTCTGATACTGAGCTAAAGGAAATGCGAGAGAAGCTATCGAAGGGGCCAGCCTCAAAACCATTACCTAAAGATGCGACTCCAGTTGATAAAATAAAGTTTCAAATCTGCAAAGAGTTTGTGATTTACAAGAATGCTCATACGATCACACAAAAAGCTCTTGCTGAGAAAATTGGGACTGATGAGGCCCTGATAAGTAAGATTCTCCACTATCAAATAGAAGAGTTCACGATTGATAGACTGATTAAGTTTTTATCTACACTTTACCCTGATGCAAAAGTCAAAATTGAGGTCGCATGA
- a CDS encoding helix-turn-helix transcriptional regulator, whose amino-acid sequence MTIAKLIDDMEKDGDEMTFASVIKAWRLCEEASITDFARKLGVSRGTYGDLETGRKIPSPTRVAHIAEALEIDEEPLILLALRGYLKSHGFDYKICLESA is encoded by the coding sequence ATGACTATCGCTAAACTCATAGACGACATGGAAAAAGACGGCGATGAAATGACTTTTGCCAGCGTTATAAAGGCCTGGCGTCTATGTGAGGAAGCCTCAATTACTGACTTTGCTCGAAAACTTGGTGTCTCGCGCGGAACTTACGGCGACCTTGAGACTGGTAGAAAGATACCCAGCCCCACCCGAGTGGCCCATATTGCTGAAGCTCTGGAAATTGATGAGGAGCCGCTGATTCTATTGGCCCTAAGAGGCTATCTAAAATCCCATGGATTTGATTACAAAATCTGCTTGGAGTCCGCCTAG
- a CDS encoding DegT/DnrJ/EryC1/StrS family aminotransferase codes for MSKWQTSIIEEFKSRAENPRTGGSEFPLMEDCFDQDEVLAAIDVLLSGQLTMSSNVTEFEQQFAEMVGVPFAVMVNSGSSANLLAVAAAINPLRKQRLLPGDEVLLPAVCWSTSLWPLVQLGLKPVFVDVNPQTLNMDMDDAKKKLTKKTKGLLTVHILGNSPEMAKVKSFVSDHGLTHLEDTCESFGSQFSNKYLGTFGDFGSYSFYYSHHLTTGEGGMVVCQNQEDADLLKCLRAHGWTRNLSNRQALEKEYSDIDSRFLFVNSGFNLRPTEIQAAIGKVQLKRINQMNGNRVKNYEGLRLALESHPSWNGQLEMILPSPGTSPVWFGFCALLNEKLAAQKESYLKSLSALGVENRPIVSGNFVRQPALKLYGLDQDPRNFPGAENVDRRGFFIGLHTTEMKKDRLDRLADLLLKPLL; via the coding sequence ATGTCAAAGTGGCAAACATCAATAATTGAAGAATTTAAGTCTCGGGCGGAGAATCCTAGGACCGGTGGTTCAGAATTCCCATTGATGGAAGACTGCTTCGATCAAGATGAAGTCCTGGCGGCCATTGATGTCTTGTTGTCCGGACAGCTGACCATGTCTTCGAATGTGACTGAGTTTGAGCAGCAATTTGCGGAAATGGTGGGAGTCCCCTTTGCTGTCATGGTGAACTCGGGGTCTTCGGCTAACCTTTTGGCGGTGGCAGCGGCGATTAACCCTTTGAGAAAACAAAGATTACTGCCTGGGGACGAAGTCCTTCTTCCCGCAGTGTGTTGGTCGACAAGCCTTTGGCCACTGGTGCAATTGGGGCTCAAACCGGTTTTTGTCGACGTGAATCCTCAGACACTCAACATGGATATGGACGATGCCAAAAAGAAGCTGACGAAAAAAACCAAAGGGCTGCTCACCGTCCATATTCTTGGCAACTCACCTGAAATGGCAAAGGTGAAGTCCTTTGTCAGTGACCACGGCCTTACTCATCTCGAAGACACATGTGAGTCTTTTGGTTCCCAGTTTAGCAACAAGTACCTAGGAACCTTTGGCGACTTTGGCAGCTACTCTTTCTATTATTCACATCACTTGACCACCGGCGAAGGTGGCATGGTGGTGTGTCAAAATCAGGAAGATGCTGATTTACTTAAGTGCCTTAGAGCCCATGGTTGGACAAGAAACCTGTCAAACAGGCAGGCACTTGAAAAAGAATACTCCGATATCGACTCAAGGTTTCTGTTCGTCAACTCCGGATTTAACCTTCGCCCCACAGAAATTCAGGCCGCCATCGGTAAAGTTCAGCTCAAGCGAATCAACCAGATGAATGGCAATCGGGTAAAGAATTACGAAGGCCTTAGACTAGCCCTGGAGAGTCACCCGTCCTGGAATGGGCAGCTGGAAATGATCTTGCCCTCCCCAGGAACCAGTCCCGTGTGGTTTGGTTTTTGTGCCCTATTAAATGAAAAACTCGCGGCTCAAAAAGAATCCTATTTAAAATCTTTAAGCGCACTAGGTGTCGAAAATCGCCCCATCGTCAGTGGCAACTTTGTACGCCAACCCGCACTTAAACTCTACGGCCTGGACCAGGACCCTCGCAATTTTCCCGGTGCAGAAAATGTTGATCGACGAGGCTTTTTTATAGGTCTTCACACAACAGAGATGAAGAAAGATCGCCTGGATCGGTTGGCTGACCTGCTGCTGAAGCCTCTTCTCTAG
- a CDS encoding exopolysaccharide biosynthesis polyprenyl glycosylphosphotransferase, which produces MSNRFSPAPFYKLVLLFLDCLGFYAAFQLAYYLRLGDWVAPDLWLKLAPVLGFTLVMMYVFDVYKLQDRLHFFRDLLRLALALLLSASMVILGAYLVGLKGFGGLTGRGVLIGAYLFFAIWSAIWRVVLHTRVKGLEQKSRWLVIGTRDYLVQFLKDYEKSPHDVQLVCLTQKRYDPDAGDFGDFEKYVQGSWEDVPAKLKEQWRGIVVATGQQIPEHLVDQLMEIRFQGTRVYDLSDFYEAVWRKVPVFYLQGGWFALSQGFHLLHNPIGLRIKRVGDIFCAGLIMILGFPIMLLAAILVLITSGWPIIYTQKRRGLNGEDFIIYKFRSMKQDAEKHGAQWSKEGDARVTVWGKFMRATRIDELPQIWNIFRGDMSFIGPRPERPEFIKELGEKIPFYNFRHLVRPGLTGWAQVMYPYGATIEDAKEKLQFELYYIKSYSLILDWLVLLKTATVVLFGKGR; this is translated from the coding sequence ATGTCGAACAGATTCTCGCCGGCACCCTTTTATAAACTGGTTCTTCTCTTCTTAGACTGCCTTGGCTTTTATGCTGCCTTTCAGTTGGCCTATTACCTGCGCTTGGGCGACTGGGTGGCGCCGGATCTGTGGCTTAAGCTTGCTCCTGTGCTGGGGTTTACCCTGGTCATGATGTACGTCTTTGACGTTTACAAACTTCAAGACCGGCTTCATTTTTTTCGCGACCTTTTGCGTTTGGCCTTAGCCCTTTTATTGTCGGCCTCGATGGTGATTTTAGGGGCCTATCTGGTTGGTCTTAAGGGCTTTGGTGGATTGACCGGTCGAGGAGTTTTAATTGGTGCTTACTTGTTTTTTGCCATTTGGTCGGCCATTTGGCGGGTCGTTCTCCATACTCGGGTCAAGGGGCTTGAGCAAAAGTCCCGCTGGTTGGTGATTGGTACTCGCGACTACCTGGTGCAGTTTTTAAAGGACTACGAAAAATCCCCTCACGATGTTCAGCTGGTTTGTCTGACCCAAAAACGTTACGACCCAGATGCCGGGGATTTTGGTGACTTTGAAAAGTATGTTCAGGGGAGCTGGGAGGATGTGCCCGCAAAACTCAAAGAACAATGGCGCGGTATTGTGGTGGCTACGGGCCAGCAAATCCCCGAGCATTTGGTCGATCAGTTAATGGAGATCCGCTTTCAGGGCACTCGTGTTTACGATCTGTCTGATTTTTATGAGGCCGTTTGGCGCAAAGTCCCGGTGTTTTACCTTCAAGGTGGGTGGTTTGCTCTGAGCCAGGGATTTCATCTTTTGCATAACCCCATAGGCCTTCGAATTAAGCGGGTGGGGGATATTTTTTGTGCCGGTTTGATTATGATTTTAGGATTTCCGATCATGCTCCTGGCCGCAATTTTAGTGTTAATCACCAGCGGCTGGCCGATCATTTACACCCAAAAACGCCGGGGCCTTAACGGCGAAGACTTCATCATTTACAAATTTAGGTCCATGAAGCAAGACGCCGAAAAGCATGGAGCCCAGTGGTCCAAAGAGGGCGATGCCCGGGTGACTGTCTGGGGTAAGTTCATGCGGGCCACTCGCATTGATGAGCTTCCCCAGATCTGGAACATCTTTCGCGGCGACATGAGTTTTATCGGCCCAAGGCCCGAGAGACCTGAGTTTATCAAAGAACTGGGCGAAAAAATCCCCTTCTACAACTTCCGCCACCTCGTCCGCCCCGGCCTTACCGGTTGGGCCCAGGTCATGTACCCCTACGGCGCCACCATCGAAGACGCCAAAGAAAAACTCCAATTTGAGCTCTATTACATCAAAAGCTACTCACTGATTCTCGACTGGCTAGTCCTCCTCAAGACCGCCACCGTGGTGTTGTTTGGTAAGGGCCGCTGA